Below is a window of bacterium DNA.
CGGTGGACTGCCCCTCAACCGATGAAGCGCAGGACAAATCCCCGGCGGTCTGCCTGGAGGAACTGCCGGTCCTGGCCCGCAGGTGCAGGGCCGACCTGGTGCTGCTCGACCCGGAGGGCATCCGTCCGTCGCGCTGGCTGAGCCTGGCCGACAAGCTGGCCGCGGCGCGGGTGCCGCTGCGCCTGTTCACCGGCGCTGAGCCGGGCCCGCCTCTGGCCCTGGAGCAAAGCCCGGAGGGCGGCGCGCTGGCCGCTCTTGCCGAGCCGCTGGGGCCGTTCAGCGCCGCGCTCAAGCGCGGCCTGGATATCTGTGTGGCCGCAATCGTATTGCTTATCGCCCTGCCGCTGGGGGCGCTGGTGGCCTTGGCCGTGCGGCTTTCCAGCCCCGGCCCGGTGTTCTACGTGCAGGAGCGCGTGGGCCGCAACGGCCGCCCGTTCCGGCTGCGGAAGTTCCGCTCGATGTTCCAGGAGGCGGAAAGTGTCAGCGGCCCGGTCTGGTCGGAGCCGGGGGACAGGCGCGTGGTGCCTGGAGTGGGCGGGTTTATCCGCCGCACCGGGCTGGATGAGCTGCCACAGTTCTGGAACGTGCTGACAGGGGACATGTCCCTGGTGGGGCCGCGTCCCGAGCGGGCCTTTTTCTTCGACTCCTACCCGGACCTCTACCGCGGACGGCTGGCGGTGCGCCCCGGGCTCACCGGCCTGGCCCAGGTGAGCTGCCGCGAGTCGACCAGCGTGGAGCTGAAAGTGCGCTACGACCTTTTCTATATCCGCAACTATTCCCTGGCCCTCGACCTGGCGATCCTCTGGCGCACCTCGGTGATGCTGGTGCGGCAGGAGTGGGAGGTGTTGCGCGGCCGCAACGGCGAGGGTGGCGAGAAGTGATAGAGACGGCGTTCAGCCGATGCAGTTGGGCACGGTGCACCGTGCCCCTACATTAAAAGACTGCGGAAGTCCAAGCTTCGGAGCGCCTTAAGAAGGCTTGGTGATCCTAAGAACAACCCGCTGCGGCTCGCAGGCCGCCGCAGTTGTCTTTGGGGGCCGCGCATGTCTGAGCCTCCCGCCGGGGCAGCGTGTAATAGCGCTCGAAACGGCAGGGGTTGGTTATTCTCCGCTGTGGGGCGGCGATTGCGCGGCAGGAACGGCGAGGGCGGCGATAAATAATGGAGTCCGTTTCTCCTGTGTCCCCAGGCCGCCGCTTTTGCCTTGGTATCCCGCGGGTTTCCAGCCGACATCGCGGAAATTATATTTGCTGTGAGTGAGATTGTCGTAGGGGCGGGATATATCCCGCCCGAAAGGTTTTTCGGGCGGACACACGGGTCCGCCCCTACATGAAAGGCTAAGACAAAAAGGCCGGGCGAACACGAGGTTCACCCCTACGGAAGGCAACGGGTTTCCGTTGATAGAGAAAGGTTTTTCAGTATGCCCCACGCCCCTGGATCGCTGAGCGCCGAGCTGGCCCTGGAGCTTCTTGCCGAGGGCCCCTTGAGCGCCGCTGAGGTCTGCCGCCGCGCCCTGGCCGCGCAGAGCGGTCTGCCGGAGGCCCTGGCCGCGCGGCTATGCGACACCCTGCTGGGCGCGGACCCGCGTTTCGTGCGCCTGGAGGGCGGCCTTTGGGCCCTGGCCGTGGCGCCCTCGGCTATTCGTCCCCTGGCCGCGCAGTCGTTCGTGGTGGTGGATGTGGAGACCACCGGGTTCAGCCCGCCCGCCGACCGGGTGATCGAGCTGGGCTGCGTGCGCGTGGAGGCGGGAAAGGTGGTGGACCGTTTCGAGAGCCTGATCAACCCGCGCCGCCCGGTGCCCGGGCCGATCACCAGCCTGACCGGGATATCCTGGTCCATGCTGGAGGGCCAGCCGCTGTTCGGCGACCTCTGCGAGCGCTTCCTCGGGTTCCTGGGTGACAGCGTGTTCGTGGCGCACAACGCCCCGTTCGACTGGCGTTTCATTCAGAGCGAGGTGCAACTGGCCGCCGGGCGCAAGCTGCTCAACCCCTGCCTGTGCACACGGGCCCTGGCGCGGCGTTTTCTGCCCGAGCTGAGCCGGCGCAGCCTGGATGAGCTGGCCCATTTCTACAACCTCGAATTCCAGGGCCGCCACCGCGCCCTGGGCGATGCCCTGGTCACGGCCCAGGTGCTGCTGCGCCTTCTGGAGCGGGCCTCGGAACAGGGTTTCGCCGACCTCGGCCGCCTGCTGGAGCACCTTCAACCCGCGCGCAAGCGGAGCGCGAGCAGGAAAATTTAAAGCGCGCGCCCGTTTATACCGACTTAGAGACTTAGCGGAAAGCCTCTCTTTGCGCCAGCGGCAGAGTCACGTTCAACGGACAGGGACATGAAAATAAAGCGTTGCGCCGGAACACTTCTCATCCTTCTGGGGCTGGCCCTGGCCGCCCCTGCGCCCCGTCTGGCGGCCCAGCAGCTCCCCTGTGTGATGGTGGTGCCGGGACGGTTTGTCAACGTGCGCAAAGGCCCGGGCACGGGCTACGACCAGATCGCCACCCTCTACAAAGGCGACCGGATGGAGGCCGAGCGCAAGTACCGCAACTGGCTGCGCGTGGTGCTGGATGACGGGCGGATCGGCTGGGTGCGCGAGGACCTGGTCCAGCCCTTCGATTCGGTCAAGCTCCCCCTGACCGATGAGCAAGCCGACAGCCTCAAGGCCGCGGTGGACTCCGGCTCCGGCCGGATCAACGCGCTCCAGGACAGCTCCACCGCCCTGCTGGGCCGCATCCGCAACCGCGAGGCCGAGCGCGACACTATGCTCAGCCTGCTGGGCCTGAGCGCGATGCCGTCCCTGGACACCCTGGAGAAGAAAGACACCGTGGTGGCGGCTCCGGTCATGCCGCCCCCGCTGCCCGGCAGCCAGGCCAGTGTGCTGACCCTTTCGCGCGAGGAATACCCCGAGCGGTTCAGTTTCACTCCTCTCCTCGGGGTGCTGCTCTCGGACGGCAACTCGCTGACCGCAGGCGGGATGTCGCTGGAGCGCAATTTCAGCCGCGAGTTCGCCTGGAAAGCCCAGGTCGCGTTCGCCCGGATGGACCCGGAGGTGAAAGGTAGCCTGGGCGGGGATTTCGAGCACGTGTTTGTCACCGGCGCTCTGGTCTACAACTGGAGGCCCGGCAACCTTCTGGTGCCCTACCTCGAAATCGGCAGCGGTGCGGTCTACACCCAGGCCGCGGACAGCTCGTTCACCGCGCTCGACCTCACGTTCGGCGCGGGGTTCCGTTTGTTCCTCACCCCGGACCTCGCCCTGCGGGCGGGCTACCAGGGCCACGGCATGCTGGCCGAGGGCAACCGTATCCTGCAACTGGTGCAGGTGGGGGCCTCGCTGCACGTGCCGCCCTACCACGGACGCCAGGCCGGCTGGCCCAAGGGCGAAATCTACCTTCTGCCCACGGCGGGCTGGCAGATGTTCAGCCGCCGCTTCGCGGCCAACGGCGCCCCCTCGGCCGGGCTTTCCGTCGGCTACCGCCTGTGGGAGCGCCTGGCGTTCGAGGCCGGGATGCTCTGGCAGAAGATCGACCTGAACGACGGCCTGGAGGGCCTGGGGCTGAACGGAATGGAGCTGACCGGACGGGTGCTCTATTACCCCTGGGGCGGCTACAGCGGGCCGTACCTGACCGTGGGCGGCGGAGCGCTCAGCCTGGGTGGCGGCGGGCGTCCCCCCGAGGGCACCACCCGCTACGGCCTGTTCCAGTACGGCGCCGGGGCGGACCTCTACCTGGGGCGGTCGGTGGCTCTGCGTGGAGAGATGCTGCACCTGGTGTACTCGGATGTGCTGCCGCTCAGTCAGGACGGATCGGTGGGGGCGGCCAGCGCCCTGCGCGCGGGCGTGGGCCTGCGGGTGATGTTCTGATCTTCTGGTTAAACAAATGCAGGGGCGCACCCGTGTGTGCGCCCGGGCGGCCACATGGGGCCGCCCCTACGATGGATGGCGGATGGTGAGGATAAAGATCGACAGATTGCTTTTGACTTTGTCCGCTGTGGCGCTGGCGGCCTGCCTCTTGCTGTCCGGCTGCGGCGGAGACAAGGGGCTCAAGGTCGAGCCGGCGGCCGAGAGTGTCCAGGGTGTCTGGGAGGGCAGCCTCAGCCTGTCCACCGGCGGCGATACCACCCACCAGAGAAGCAGCCTGCGCCTGGAGTTCGTACAGCGCGATTTCATGTTCGACGGTCTGGTGCTGCGCACCGATCCGCTGGCCGGCTCGTTCGGGGCCGCGCGCGTGGACACGTTCCTGGTGAGCGGCGGCTCGGTCTCCACCACCTTTGTCTCGTTCAGCACGCGGGCCCTGGACGGCAGCGGGACTCCGGCCGTGTTCGAGGGCCAGCTGGACGGCGAGTCGTTGGGTGGCACGGTGGTGGGCGGTGTGTTCAGCGGACAATGGCAGGTGCGGTTTCTGTACTGATTTGTCAGTAAATTCTTGACTTTACCTCCGTTGCCGTTAGATTAGATTCAGTTTCATATTGCAGTACGAGGCGAGTTGACGGTTTTTTTGCAGGAT
It encodes the following:
- a CDS encoding 3'-5' exonuclease, giving the protein MPHAPGSLSAELALELLAEGPLSAAEVCRRALAAQSGLPEALAARLCDTLLGADPRFVRLEGGLWALAVAPSAIRPLAAQSFVVVDVETTGFSPPADRVIELGCVRVEAGKVVDRFESLINPRRPVPGPITSLTGISWSMLEGQPLFGDLCERFLGFLGDSVFVAHNAPFDWRFIQSEVQLAAGRKLLNPCLCTRALARRFLPELSRRSLDELAHFYNLEFQGRHRALGDALVTAQVLLRLLERASEQGFADLGRLLEHLQPARKRSASRKI
- a CDS encoding outer membrane beta-barrel protein codes for the protein MKIKRCAGTLLILLGLALAAPAPRLAAQQLPCVMVVPGRFVNVRKGPGTGYDQIATLYKGDRMEAERKYRNWLRVVLDDGRIGWVREDLVQPFDSVKLPLTDEQADSLKAAVDSGSGRINALQDSSTALLGRIRNREAERDTMLSLLGLSAMPSLDTLEKKDTVVAAPVMPPPLPGSQASVLTLSREEYPERFSFTPLLGVLLSDGNSLTAGGMSLERNFSREFAWKAQVAFARMDPEVKGSLGGDFEHVFVTGALVYNWRPGNLLVPYLEIGSGAVYTQAADSSFTALDLTFGAGFRLFLTPDLALRAGYQGHGMLAEGNRILQLVQVGASLHVPPYHGRQAGWPKGEIYLLPTAGWQMFSRRFAANGAPSAGLSVGYRLWERLAFEAGMLWQKIDLNDGLEGLGLNGMELTGRVLYYPWGGYSGPYLTVGGGALSLGGGGRPPEGTTRYGLFQYGAGADLYLGRSVALRGEMLHLVYSDVLPLSQDGSVGAASALRAGVGLRVMF
- a CDS encoding sugar transferase — protein: VDCPSTDEAQDKSPAVCLEELPVLARRCRADLVLLDPEGIRPSRWLSLADKLAAARVPLRLFTGAEPGPPLALEQSPEGGALAALAEPLGPFSAALKRGLDICVAAIVLLIALPLGALVALAVRLSSPGPVFYVQERVGRNGRPFRLRKFRSMFQEAESVSGPVWSEPGDRRVVPGVGGFIRRTGLDELPQFWNVLTGDMSLVGPRPERAFFFDSYPDLYRGRLAVRPGLTGLAQVSCRESTSVELKVRYDLFYIRNYSLALDLAILWRTSVMLVRQEWEVLRGRNGEGGEK